A single Nostoc sp. PCC 7107 DNA region contains:
- a CDS encoding IS5 family transposase (programmed frameshift) — MARKSYPTDLTDMEWEILAPLIPPAKEGGHPRTTDMREVCNAIYYHLKTGCQWNMLPGDFPPSSTVYNYYRKWQRKGVWEKLNHSLRGQVRLKLGKSTQPSALAADSQSVKTDPKKGDVYGFDGGKKVKGRKRQTLVDSLGLLLKVVVSEANAPERVLAAYALMELLEERPELLEKVEVLWVDSGYDGDKFALCVWLMIQAHVEVIRRTESEFQVLPKRWVVERTFGWFNQYHRLSKDYERLPEMSEAAIYAVMTRIMLRRLVV; from the exons ATGGCGCGAAAGTCTTACCCCACAGACTTAACAGATATGGAGTGGGAAATCCTAGCCCCCTTGATTCCACCAGCGAAAGAAGGAGGACACCCGCGCACAACTGATATGCGGGAGGTATGCAACGCTATCTACTATCACCTGAAGACAGGATGCCAATGGAATATGCTTCCGGGAGACTTCCCGCCCAGCTCAACTGTATACAACTACTACCGCAAATGGCAGCGCAAAGGGGTATGGGAAAAATTAAACCATTCATTACGCGGTCAGGTTCGCTTAAAATTAGGTAAATCAACACAACCCAGCGCCCTCGCCGCAGACAGTCAGTCAGTTAAAACTGACC CAAAAAAGGGGGATGTGTACGGTTTTGATGGCGGTAAAAAGGTAAAAGGGCGAAAGCGACAGACTTTGGTTGATAGCCTGGGATTATTGTTGAAAGTGGTTGTAAGTGAAGCAAATGCCCCAGAGCGAGTGCTTGCTGCCTATGCTTTGATGGAATTGTTAGAGGAGCGTCCTGAATTACTTGAGAAAGTTGAAGTTTTATGGGTTGATTCCGGTTATGACGGTGATAAGTTTGCTCTTTGTGTTTGGTTGATGATCCAAGCTCATGTTGAAGTCATACGGCGTACCGAGTCAGAATTTCAGGTTTTACCGAAACGTTGGGTAGTCGAAAGAACATTTGGGTGGTTTAACCAATATCATCGTCTCAGCAAAGATTATGAGCGCCTACCCGAAATGAGTGAAGCTGCTATATATGCTGTTATGACTCGGATTATGTTGCGTCGTCTTGTCGTCTAA
- a CDS encoding DoxX family protein translates to MNRRKELFRIVLAISIIIVGITHFAIPAPYVKIMPPQLPYPLGLVYLSGFYEILGGIGLLIPPVSQAAAWGLVLLFIAVFPANINMAINHIKIETIPYSDSPIFQAIRLPLQAVLIAWAWWYTRPSDKEIQASLVPKSLIPKVLEW, encoded by the coding sequence ATGAACAGACGTAAGGAACTCTTTCGTATCGTCTTGGCAATATCAATTATCATCGTTGGCATTACACACTTTGCTATACCAGCACCTTACGTCAAAATCATGCCACCACAACTGCCCTACCCTTTAGGATTAGTTTATCTCAGTGGCTTTTATGAGATTTTAGGTGGTATTGGGTTATTAATTCCGCCTGTGAGTCAAGCTGCGGCTTGGGGACTAGTACTGCTGTTTATTGCTGTTTTCCCTGCCAATATCAATATGGCAATTAATCATATTAAAATTGAAACCATACCATATTCAGATTCGCCTATATTTCAAGCAATTAGATTGCCATTACAAGCAGTGTTAATCGCTTGGGCTTGGTGGTATACAAGACCTTCAGATAAAGAAATCCAAGCTTCGTTAGTTCCCAAATCACTTATTCCTAAAGTATTAGAATGGTAA
- the pyrH gene encoding UMP kinase gives MGTNYRRVLLKLSGEALMGNMGYGIDPEVVKEVAQEVAEVIATGVQIAIVVGGGNIFRGVKAASAGMDRATADYIGMIATVMNAMTLQDSLERIGVQTRVQTAIAMQELAEPYIRRRAIRHLEKGRVVIFGAGSGNPFFTTDTAAALRAAEIDAEAIFKATKVDGIYDADPQIYPNAKRFTTLTYAHVLTHDLRVMDSTAIALCKENNIPILVFDLTVRGNICRAVMGESIGTLVGGSCEIS, from the coding sequence ATGGGAACGAATTACCGACGGGTTTTACTTAAACTAAGCGGTGAAGCCTTAATGGGCAACATGGGCTATGGCATTGATCCAGAAGTGGTCAAAGAAGTAGCACAAGAAGTAGCAGAGGTGATAGCCACTGGCGTTCAAATCGCCATAGTCGTTGGCGGCGGCAATATTTTTCGTGGCGTAAAGGCGGCATCGGCGGGGATGGATAGGGCAACCGCTGACTACATCGGTATGATTGCCACGGTAATGAATGCCATGACGCTGCAAGATTCGCTAGAACGAATAGGGGTACAGACGCGGGTACAGACTGCGATCGCCATGCAAGAGTTAGCAGAACCATATATTCGTCGTCGTGCCATCCGTCATCTTGAAAAAGGACGGGTGGTAATTTTTGGCGCTGGTTCAGGAAATCCCTTTTTTACCACTGACACGGCTGCGGCATTGAGAGCCGCAGAAATTGATGCAGAAGCGATTTTTAAAGCCACCAAGGTAGATGGAATATATGATGCTGACCCCCAAATTTATCCTAACGCCAAACGTTTTACCACCCTTACCTACGCACACGTTTTGACTCATGATTTGCGGGTAATGGATAGTACTGCGATTGCCTTGTGTAAAGAAAACAATATTCCAATTCTTGTATTTGACTTAACGGTGCGAGGTAACATCTGCCGCGCAGTCATGGGAGAATCAATCGGCACCCTTGTGGGAGGTTCTTGTGAAATTAGCTGA
- a CDS encoding clan AA aspartic protease, translating to MIAGIVTDRHATVALTFLLRNGSSIPIEFVIDTGFTGELCLPSEAVSLMGLTFRHDTPANLADNTEVLLPIYEATVLWNGEEREVLVIATGRRPLLGTALLDEQELVIQFTEGGLVTIDEL from the coding sequence GTGATTGCTGGAATTGTGACAGATAGACACGCCACTGTCGCACTGACCTTTCTGCTTCGGAACGGTTCAAGCATCCCGATTGAGTTTGTCATCGATACAGGCTTTACTGGAGAACTCTGTCTTCCTTCGGAAGCGGTGTCATTGATGGGTTTAACATTTAGGCACGATACGCCTGCAAATTTGGCAGATAACACTGAAGTGTTGCTTCCAATTTATGAGGCGACTGTTCTTTGGAATGGTGAAGAACGAGAAGTCCTTGTCATTGCTACAGGAAGACGACCTTTACTTGGAACTGCTTTGCTTGATGAGCAGGAACTTGTGATTCAGTTTACAGAGGGCGGGTTGGTGACAATTGATGAATTGTAA
- a CDS encoding type II toxin-antitoxin system VapC family toxin, with product MSEAVYIETSILGYLTARSTKNLILAANMEITKDWWESRRSAFILYASEAVIEEVAQGDSVIAAQRLEILRGFPLLALNQDVQDLAAQLLSRSNLPPKARVDAIHIAAATVHGMDYLLTWNCKHIANAQIQGKLAEISLDFGYVLPVLYTPNELMGG from the coding sequence ATGAGTGAAGCGGTCTACATCGAAACCAGCATCTTGGGTTATCTCACAGCCAGATCAACCAAAAACCTGATTCTAGCTGCAAATATGGAGATTACAAAAGACTGGTGGGAATCTCGTCGAAGCGCCTTCATTCTCTACGCTTCAGAGGCAGTTATAGAAGAGGTTGCACAAGGAGATAGTGTGATCGCCGCACAACGACTAGAGATTCTACGCGGGTTTCCCTTATTGGCGTTGAACCAAGACGTACAAGATTTAGCCGCACAACTTCTGTCCCGGAGCAATCTGCCTCCAAAAGCAAGAGTTGACGCAATTCACATTGCTGCTGCAACCGTCCACGGCATGGATTACCTGCTAACTTGGAACTGTAAGCATATTGCGAATGCTCAAATTCAGGGAAAGTTGGCAGAGATTAGCCTCGATTTTGGCTATGTGCTGCCTGTTCTCTACACACCAAACGAACTGATGGGAGGTTAA
- a CDS encoding BrnA antitoxin family protein, with translation MSGEDLSSTSRTNWAALEAMDDEGIDYSDIPPLTEEFFEKATLRIPATQAQQLVQIEPDVLKWFQAQDGEYKTLINSILRQYIESHSKVNTQPCNNSLQAD, from the coding sequence ATGAGCGGCGAAGACTTGAGCAGTACCTCTCGTACTAATTGGGCAGCATTAGAGGCAATGGACGATGAGGGTATTGATTACTCCGATATCCCACCATTGACAGAGGAGTTTTTTGAGAAAGCAACTCTACGAATTCCTGCAACTCAAGCACAGCAGTTAGTTCAGATTGAACCTGATGTGTTGAAGTGGTTTCAAGCTCAAGATGGTGAATACAAAACTTTAATCAACTCAATCTTGCGTCAATACATTGAAAGTCATAGTAAAGTAAACACTCAGCCGTGTAACAATTCGCTGCAAGCAGACTAA
- the frr gene encoding ribosome recycling factor produces the protein MKLAEAESTMQKTVESTQRAFNTIRTGRANSSLLDKVMVDYYGSPTALKSLANISTPDATTILIQPYDKSSLNIVEKAISLSDVGLTPNNDGSVIRLNIPPLTSDRRKEFVKLAAKYAEEGRVAIRNIRREALDTIRKQEKASEVSEDEAKDQQDKLQKLTDKYTAKINELLAEKEKDISTV, from the coding sequence GTGAAATTAGCTGAAGCTGAGAGTACGATGCAAAAAACCGTTGAGTCCACTCAACGCGCATTTAATACAATTCGCACTGGTCGCGCCAATAGCAGTCTATTAGATAAGGTGATGGTGGATTATTACGGTTCACCAACAGCCTTAAAATCATTGGCGAACATTAGCACGCCAGATGCAACTACAATTTTGATTCAACCTTACGACAAAAGCAGTTTAAACATTGTTGAGAAGGCTATCTCTCTTTCTGATGTTGGTTTAACACCCAATAACGACGGTTCGGTGATTCGGCTCAACATTCCGCCATTAACAAGCGATCGCCGGAAAGAATTCGTTAAACTGGCTGCTAAGTACGCTGAAGAAGGTCGCGTTGCTATTCGTAACATCCGCCGTGAGGCTCTAGACACAATTCGTAAGCAGGAGAAAGCCTCAGAAGTTTCTGAGGACGAAGCCAAAGACCAACAAGATAAACTGCAAAAACTTACTGACAAATACACAGCTAAAATTAACGAACTGTTGGCAGAAAAAGAAAAAGATATCTCAACTGTCTAA
- a CDS encoding thioredoxin family protein, whose translation MTILETIYTPVGGYAPDFELPGIDERVHHLRRYLEKYRAVGVVFMGNHCPYVNLYLDKFKKIQGEFAGSGFTLIGINGCDAIKYPTESFDNMKAFAAHQRLNFPYLWDSTQDVTRSFGAIKTPMAFLIDSNGLVRYKGQIDSYPQAPSSVREDYLRNAIASCFKSQAINPQETEPVGTSLIWRN comes from the coding sequence ATGACTATACTAGAAACAATTTATACTCCTGTTGGCGGCTATGCCCCAGATTTTGAACTGCCAGGAATTGACGAGCGAGTACATCATCTCAGGCGTTATTTGGAAAAATACCGGGCAGTTGGCGTTGTTTTTATGGGCAACCACTGTCCTTATGTCAACTTATATCTAGACAAGTTCAAAAAAATCCAAGGGGAATTTGCTGGGAGTGGCTTTACGCTAATTGGGATAAATGGCTGTGATGCTATTAAGTACCCTACAGAAAGCTTTGACAACATGAAAGCTTTTGCCGCCCACCAAAGATTAAACTTTCCCTATCTTTGGGATTCTACTCAAGATGTCACACGGAGTTTTGGCGCAATTAAAACTCCGATGGCTTTTTTAATAGATAGTAATGGGCTGGTGCGTTATAAAGGGCAAATTGATAGTTATCCGCAAGCACCATCATCTGTAAGAGAAGATTATTTACGAAATGCGATCGCTTCTTGCTTTAAAAGTCAAGCAATTAACCCCCAAGAAACAGAACCAGTGGGAACTTCATTGATTTGGCGCAACTAG
- a CDS encoding ureidoglycolate lyase, which translates to MSTSQTVQQLQAELITPENFRRYGQVIFASTDGKQFDVEDAQLNLQNGTPRFYIMRLEKRGRKFNKITRHVQCTQCLGSLEGKDWFIAVCPPHNKLDEPVLEELAAFQIPGNCFIKLNEGTWHAGPYFDHEIVDFYNLELADTNVVDHFTHDFLKSHQLEFEMV; encoded by the coding sequence ATGAGTACATCACAGACCGTCCAACAATTACAAGCAGAATTAATCACACCGGAAAATTTTCGGCGTTATGGACAAGTAATTTTTGCAAGCACAGATGGTAAGCAATTTGATGTGGAAGATGCTCAATTAAATCTGCAAAATGGAACTCCAAGATTTTATATTATGCGTCTAGAAAAGCGTGGACGTAAATTTAATAAAATTACGCGTCATGTGCAATGCACTCAATGTTTAGGTTCATTAGAAGGAAAGGATTGGTTCATTGCTGTATGTCCTCCCCATAATAAATTGGATGAACCAGTTTTAGAAGAACTTGCTGCTTTTCAGATTCCAGGGAATTGTTTTATTAAGTTAAATGAGGGAACTTGGCACGCTGGCCCTTATTTTGATCATGAAATTGTAGATTTTTATAATTTAGAACTGGCTGATACAAATGTGGTGGATCATTTCACCCATGATTTTCTAAAGAGTCATCAATTAGAGTTTGAGATGGTATAA
- a CDS encoding alpha/beta fold hydrolase translates to MNTSTSDLTAKTWMWQGFPICYQTQGTTGPAVILVHGFGASGWHWRKNIPVLAQNCRVYAIDLLGFGGSAKPQPGEKIAYTLELWGQQVADFCREVVGEPAFLVGNSIGCIVAMQAAVSSPDIALGVALINCSLRLLHDRKRETLPWTRRVGAPILQRVLSIKPIGQFFFNQVAKPKTVRKILLQAYANAETVTDELVDILTAPAKDPGAVAVFLAFTSYSTGPLPEDLLPLLTCPAIILWGTADPWEPVNLGRELANYPSVEKFIPLEGVGHCPQDEAPELVNPILQDWIQER, encoded by the coding sequence ATGAATACTTCTACAAGTGATTTAACCGCAAAAACTTGGATGTGGCAGGGGTTCCCAATTTGCTATCAAACTCAAGGAACTACTGGGCCTGCCGTTATTTTAGTACATGGCTTTGGCGCTTCTGGATGGCATTGGCGGAAAAACATCCCAGTACTAGCCCAAAATTGTCGGGTTTATGCCATAGATTTACTTGGCTTCGGTGGTTCTGCAAAACCTCAACCGGGAGAAAAAATTGCTTACACCTTAGAACTGTGGGGACAGCAAGTAGCAGACTTTTGCCGGGAAGTTGTAGGTGAACCAGCTTTTTTAGTGGGAAATTCCATTGGCTGTATTGTAGCCATGCAAGCCGCAGTTAGTTCTCCAGATATTGCCTTGGGAGTAGCGTTAATTAACTGTTCTTTAAGATTACTGCACGATCGCAAACGAGAAACTCTACCTTGGACTCGGCGTGTGGGTGCGCCGATTTTACAACGGGTATTGTCGATTAAACCTATTGGGCAATTCTTTTTTAATCAAGTTGCCAAACCCAAAACCGTGCGGAAAATCTTGCTGCAAGCTTACGCCAATGCAGAGACAGTCACAGATGAACTAGTCGATATTCTCACCGCGCCAGCAAAAGATCCTGGTGCTGTGGCGGTGTTTTTGGCATTTACCTCATACTCCACAGGGCCGTTACCAGAAGACTTACTGCCATTATTAACTTGTCCAGCAATTATTTTATGGGGAACCGCCGACCCTTGGGAACCAGTCAATTTAGGGCGAGAGTTAGCTAACTACCCATCAGTGGAAAAATTCATTCCCTTAGAAGGAGTAGGACATTGCCCCCAAGATGAAGCACCAGAGTTAGTCAACCCGATTTTACAAGATTGGATACAGGAGCGATAG
- a CDS encoding DUF1877 family protein, whose protein sequence is MSIELSRIKVNYDIFNNIESFLIQWADNYDGEADDSLEVNNGFPEVLYFLLTGSKDISAAWFSDSKFLVQEILIPNYGNVLLVDALAGGKCLKSLRSHGLIATYLTFEQVQEVAQALSKIAQEDLASRWDALNIFASAERRKIIGSLEKLQPNFRNLEQSVENIEDFSEYFINEFVAYYVDAAKNNLGIVILDCT, encoded by the coding sequence ATGTCCATTGAACTGAGCCGGATAAAAGTTAATTACGATATATTCAACAACATTGAATCATTTTTAATTCAATGGGCTGATAACTATGATGGAGAAGCTGATGATTCTCTTGAAGTTAATAACGGTTTTCCAGAGGTATTATATTTTCTTCTAACTGGTTCAAAAGACATATCAGCAGCATGGTTCAGTGATTCTAAATTCCTAGTCCAAGAAATATTAATACCGAACTATGGAAATGTTTTGCTAGTCGATGCTTTAGCTGGCGGAAAATGTTTAAAGTCATTACGCTCTCATGGACTGATAGCAACTTATTTAACCTTTGAACAGGTTCAGGAAGTTGCTCAAGCTTTGTCTAAAATTGCTCAGGAAGATTTAGCATCACGTTGGGATGCTTTGAACATATTTGCCAGTGCAGAGCGTCGTAAAATAATTGGTAGTTTGGAGAAGTTGCAACCAAACTTTAGGAACTTGGAACAATCTGTAGAGAATATTGAAGATTTCTCTGAATATTTTATCAACGAATTTGTTGCTTACTATGTTGATGCTGCTAAAAATAATCTGGGAATTGTAATTCTTGATTGTACGTAG
- a CDS encoding recombinase family protein, whose protein sequence is MKIIAYIYCDALLESVPQSINWQWEVERVYEDLVKGDTSGYTKRSQLQQLLTDCQNEPVEYLLVRRLEELGDTVEEVSDRLNQLEAMGVAIIATEQSYTSEQSHFRGELLKLLQEIQHQQRSRRIRQGHARNRLEAAPPPGKTPYGYRRGQGKYIIDRSTSPVVKEFFDNFLLYGSLRGAVRYLAKKYGKKISVTTGRRWLTNPVYRGDTAYLNGEIISDTHTSIISREEAAQIDRLLRRNSRLPSRTASAPRSLAGLVVCGECQSHTTVTRVTRRYQDKEYLYLRPINCPLNPKCRAISYQDILESTIAKVCRDLPLAVAGINSPELDTVKNSLVDAIARQQEILAQLPALIETGILDVETAKFREYKLRTEISALQAKLATLPPVNLRSVAQAVSIPQFWLDLSEAERRFYLREFIRQIEIVRQDKEWDLRVVFIF, encoded by the coding sequence ATGAAAATTATTGCCTACATTTATTGTGATGCTCTTTTAGAATCTGTGCCTCAAAGCATTAATTGGCAATGGGAAGTAGAACGAGTTTATGAAGATTTAGTTAAGGGAGATACCAGTGGATACACAAAGCGATCGCAATTACAACAACTACTCACAGACTGCCAAAATGAACCAGTAGAATATCTGCTGGTGCGTCGTTTGGAAGAATTAGGGGATACGGTAGAAGAAGTAAGCGATCGCTTAAATCAATTAGAAGCGATGGGTGTAGCTATAATTGCTACTGAACAATCCTACACCTCAGAGCAATCCCACTTTCGGGGTGAGTTACTGAAATTACTCCAAGAAATCCAACATCAACAACGAAGTCGGCGCATTCGCCAAGGACACGCCCGCAATCGTTTAGAAGCCGCACCCCCACCCGGAAAAACACCCTACGGCTATCGCCGTGGTCAAGGAAAATACATTATTGACCGCAGTACTTCCCCAGTGGTGAAAGAGTTTTTTGATAATTTTTTACTTTACGGTTCCTTGCGCGGCGCAGTGCGTTACTTAGCGAAAAAATACGGTAAGAAAATTTCTGTCACCACTGGGCGACGCTGGTTAACTAATCCTGTTTATCGGGGAGATACTGCTTATCTCAATGGTGAAATTATCTCTGACACTCATACTTCAATTATTTCCAGAGAAGAAGCGGCTCAAATTGACCGACTTTTGCGCCGTAATAGCCGCTTACCCTCTCGTACCGCCAGCGCCCCGCGTTCTTTAGCTGGGTTAGTTGTTTGCGGCGAATGTCAATCTCATACAACAGTCACTCGTGTTACCCGCCGCTACCAAGATAAAGAGTACCTTTATTTACGTCCTATTAATTGTCCTCTCAATCCCAAGTGTCGAGCCATTTCCTACCAAGACATTTTAGAATCTACGATCGCTAAAGTTTGTCGTGATTTACCATTGGCAGTAGCCGGAATAAATTCTCCTGAATTGGACACAGTAAAGAATAGTTTAGTAGATGCGATCGCTCGTCAACAAGAAATTCTCGCTCAGTTACCTGCTTTAATTGAAACTGGCATTTTAGATGTAGAAACAGCAAAATTCAGAGAGTACAAACTCCGCACAGAAATCTCTGCACTCCAAGCAAAGCTGGCGACACTTCCCCCAGTTAATCTACGTTCTGTAGCTCAAGCCGTTTCCATTCCCCAATTTTGGTTAGATTTATCAGAAGCAGAACGACGTTTTTACCTACGAGAATTTATTCGCCAAATTGAAATTGTCCGTCAAGATAAAGAATGGGATTTGCGCGTGGTCTTTATTTTTTAG
- a CDS encoding MBL fold metallo-hydrolase, producing the protein MAHLDLRRPQNTNGDFYVDTTCIDCDTCRWMSPEVFSRVDEQSAVYHQPSNEEERLTALQALLACPTSSIGTVDKPKDIKNTQETFPILVAENVYHCGYHSEKSYAAASYFIQLEEGNSNILVDSPRFTPPLVKQLEEMGGIRYMYLTHQDDVADHQKYAEHFQCERILHADDISGGTRNVEIQLTGIDPFALTSDLLIIPVPGHTKGHTVLLYKHKFLFTGDHLAWSETRHQLAAFRDHCWYSWSEQIKSMRNLANYSFEWVLPGHGRRFHADVETMGQQMQKCITLMESL; encoded by the coding sequence ATGGCTCACTTAGATTTGCGTCGCCCCCAAAATACTAACGGCGATTTTTATGTAGATACTACCTGTATTGATTGTGATACCTGTCGCTGGATGAGTCCAGAGGTTTTTTCTCGTGTTGATGAACAATCGGCAGTTTATCACCAACCAAGCAACGAAGAAGAAAGATTAACCGCACTTCAAGCACTTCTAGCTTGCCCGACAAGTTCTATTGGGACAGTTGATAAACCCAAAGATATTAAAAACACTCAAGAAACTTTTCCGATTTTGGTAGCAGAAAATGTCTACCATTGCGGCTATCACTCAGAAAAATCTTACGCTGCTGCTAGTTATTTTATTCAATTAGAAGAAGGTAATAGTAATATTTTGGTAGATTCTCCCCGTTTTACACCACCTCTAGTTAAGCAGCTAGAAGAGATGGGGGGAATTCGTTATATGTATTTGACTCATCAAGATGATGTAGCAGATCATCAAAAGTATGCTGAACATTTTCAATGTGAAAGAATTCTTCACGCTGATGATATTTCTGGCGGTACTCGTAATGTAGAAATTCAGCTAACAGGTATAGACCCATTTGCATTAACTTCAGATTTATTAATTATTCCCGTTCCTGGACACACCAAAGGACACACAGTTTTACTCTACAAACATAAGTTTTTGTTCACAGGCGACCATCTCGCTTGGTCAGAAACTAGACACCAATTAGCTGCATTTCGTGACCACTGTTGGTATTCTTGGTCAGAACAAATTAAATCTATGCGGAATCTGGCTAATTATAGTTTTGAATGGGTTTTACCAGGTCATGGCCGGAGATTTCATGCAGATGTTGAGACTATGGGTCAGCAAATGCAAAAGTGTATTACCTTAATGGAAAGTCTTTGA
- a CDS encoding S-methyl-5'-thioadenosine phosphorylase, whose amino-acid sequence MVNPKIGIIGGSGLYKMAALKDIEEVQIETPFGSPSDAVILGTLEGTKVAFLARHGRNHTLLPSELPFRANIYAMKQLGVEYLISASAVGSLKTEAKPLDMVVPDQFIDRTKNRISTFFGEGIVAHIAFGDPICHNLAGVLAEAIASLNLPDVTLHCGGTYICMEGPAFSTKAESNLYRSWGATVIGMTNLPEAKLAREAEIAYATLALVTDYDCWHPDHDSVTVEMVIGNLQRNALNAQKVIQETVHRLSENPPLSDAHSALKYAILTQLDKAPAATKEKLNLLLQKYL is encoded by the coding sequence ATGGTTAACCCTAAAATTGGCATTATTGGTGGTAGCGGACTATACAAAATGGCCGCTTTGAAGGATATAGAAGAAGTGCAAATTGAAACGCCCTTTGGTTCGCCTTCCGATGCTGTGATTTTGGGGACACTAGAAGGGACAAAGGTAGCTTTTTTGGCGCGTCATGGGCGCAATCATACCCTGTTACCTTCAGAATTACCATTTCGTGCCAACATCTATGCAATGAAGCAATTAGGGGTAGAATATTTAATTTCGGCTAGTGCGGTGGGTTCTTTAAAAACCGAAGCCAAACCATTAGATATGGTAGTTCCAGACCAGTTTATAGACCGGACAAAAAATCGTATTTCCACCTTTTTTGGGGAAGGAATTGTGGCGCATATTGCCTTTGGTGATCCGATTTGTCACAATTTAGCTGGAGTTTTAGCAGAAGCGATCGCATCTCTCAATTTACCAGATGTCACCCTACATTGTGGCGGCACATATATCTGCATGGAAGGGCCAGCATTTTCCACCAAAGCCGAATCTAACCTTTATCGCAGTTGGGGCGCAACGGTAATTGGGATGACCAACTTACCAGAAGCCAAGTTAGCCAGAGAAGCCGAGATCGCTTACGCAACTTTAGCACTAGTCACTGATTACGATTGTTGGCATCCAGATCATGATAGCGTTACCGTCGAGATGGTAATTGGTAACTTGCAACGCAACGCACTCAACGCTCAAAAAGTCATTCAAGAAACCGTCCACCGTTTAAGTGAAAATCCGCCACTCAGTGACGCACACTCCGCTTTGAAATATGCAATTTTGACTCAATTAGATAAAGCTCCCGCAGCAACCAAAGAAAAGTTAAATTTGTTATTACAAAAGTATTTATAA
- a CDS encoding BrnT family toxin, which produces MQFEWDEAKNLENIRKHEIDFADVPEMFESPMLIELDNRFDYGEDRWFGIGFLGNGVAVVVWTERQNDVIRIISARRANRYERRRLEQYLSY; this is translated from the coding sequence ATGCAGTTTGAATGGGATGAGGCAAAAAATTTAGAGAATATTCGCAAGCATGAGATTGATTTTGCTGATGTTCCTGAAATGTTTGAGAGTCCAATGCTAATTGAGCTAGACAATCGGTTTGATTATGGCGAAGACCGTTGGTTCGGTATCGGTTTCCTCGGTAACGGTGTAGCGGTGGTGGTTTGGACAGAACGACAGAATGACGTAATTCGGATCATTTCAGCACGAAGGGCAAATAGATATGAGCGGCGAAGACTTGAGCAGTACCTCTCGTACTAA